The Coleofasciculaceae cyanobacterium genome has a segment encoding these proteins:
- the lpxD gene encoding UDP-3-O-(3-hydroxymyristoyl)glucosamine N-acyltransferase — protein MQFQEIITQLGKTAKLNSLSQNQSLNPQIEGVAAIDKADRNSLSYVEGGKFAAAIATTQAGALILPPDETLQAQALARDIAWIATSNPRLLFASVISLFYQPFKPSPSIHASAIIHSNTSLGKDIYLGANVVIQQGVTIGDRVQIHPNVVIYPDVTIGSDTVLHANCTIHERTQIGSECVIHSGAAIGSEGFGFVPTATGWYKMEQSGYTVLEDGVEVGCNSAVDRPAVGETRIGRNTKLDNLVQIGHGCQIGRNCAMAAQVGLAGGAIIGNGVMLGGQVGVANQVTVGDRVIATGQTGITGNVASGEMVSGMPHIPSQLYRKLFVIYKRLPEIYQMYKELKKQK, from the coding sequence ATGCAGTTTCAAGAAATCATTACCCAGCTCGGCAAGACAGCTAAATTAAATAGTCTGAGCCAAAATCAAAGTTTAAATCCTCAAATTGAGGGAGTTGCAGCCATAGACAAAGCAGACCGTAACTCATTAAGCTATGTAGAAGGAGGAAAGTTTGCCGCTGCGATCGCCACAACCCAAGCTGGTGCTTTAATATTACCTCCAGATGAAACTTTGCAAGCACAGGCTTTAGCTAGAGATATTGCTTGGATTGCTACCTCCAACCCCAGGCTGTTGTTTGCCAGTGTAATTAGCTTATTTTATCAACCCTTTAAACCCTCACCAAGTATCCATGCCAGCGCAATTATTCATTCTAATACTAGTTTAGGAAAAGATATTTATCTTGGTGCAAATGTAGTAATTCAGCAGGGTGTAACTATTGGCGATCGCGTGCAGATTCATCCTAATGTGGTAATTTATCCTGATGTTACTATCGGTAGCGATACTGTTCTTCATGCTAACTGTACGATCCACGAACGAACCCAAATTGGCTCTGAGTGCGTAATTCATAGTGGTGCTGCTATTGGCTCAGAAGGCTTTGGCTTTGTGCCGACGGCAACAGGCTGGTACAAAATGGAACAGTCTGGCTATACCGTCTTGGAAGATGGGGTAGAAGTTGGCTGTAATAGTGCCGTAGATCGCCCTGCGGTAGGAGAAACTAGAATTGGACGCAACACCAAACTAGATAACTTAGTCCAAATCGGCCATGGCTGTCAGATTGGACGCAACTGCGCTATGGCAGCTCAAGTAGGCTTAGCTGGAGGCGCAATAATTGGTAATGGGGTAATGTTGGGGGGACAAGTCGGGGTGGCGAATCAGGTAACGGTTGGCGATCGCGTAATTGCTACAGGACAAACTGGCATTACTGGCAACGTGGCATCAGGAGAGATGGTTTCGGGAATGCCTCATATCCCCAGCCAGCTATATCGTAAATTATTTGTGATCTATAAGCGATTACCCGAAATATATCAGATGTATAAAGAATTGAAGAAACAAAAATAG